The sequence below is a genomic window from Streptomyces sp. B21-105.
ACGACGGAGGTGCTCTCACCGGTTTTCAGCCGCCCACAGCTGGTCCCGCAGCCGGTCCCACGGCCGGCCCCACAGCCGGTCCCCAGGTGGAGCACAGCCCTCGCTCATCGGCCGTGCGCATCGTGCAGTGGTGACATCTGCGACCGATCCCCTCCCCCGCCCGCCGGCGACTCCCGCGGGGTCCGCCCCCGGGTCCGCCGGGCCCCTCGCCGGAACCTCCGCCGGGTCCGCCCCCGTGTCCCCGGCGCCCCCTTCCCCTCCCCCGCCGGAGAAGGCGCCCCGCTGGTCGCTGCCCGCGCTGCTCGCGATCCTGGCCCTGGCGGGGGTGCTGTACGGCTGGAACCTGTCCGGCAACAGCCTCAACAGCTTCTACAGCGCCGCCGTCTACAGCGGCACGCAGAGCTGGAAGGCGTGGTTCTTCGGCTCGCTCGACGCCGGGAACTTCCTCACCGTCGACAAGCCGCCGTTCGCGCTCATGATCATGGGCCTGTCCTGCCGGGTTCTCGGCTTCGGCACCTGGCAGATGATGGTCCCGGAGATCGCGGCGGCGCTGGGCACGATCTGGATCCTGCACGCGTCCGTGAAGCGGGCGTTCGGGCATGTCGCGGCAGCTGTCGCGGCTCTGGTGCTGGCGCTGACGCCGATCACCGTCGCCATCAACCGCGACAACAACCCCGACACGATCCTCGTCCTGCTGATGGTGGCGGGCGCCGCGCTCGCCCTGCGCGCCACCCGTGACGACAGGCTGCTGCCGGTCATCGGCTCCGCGGTCTGCTTCGGCCTGGCCTTCAACACCAAGATGCTCCAGGGTTACATCGCCCTGCCCGCCGTCTTCGCCGTGTACCTGTACGCGTCGGGGCTCGGCTGGCGGAAGAAGGCCGTCAACCTGGCGCTGGCAGCCGTGGCGCTGGCCGTGTCGAGCTTCTGGTGGGCGACGGCGGTCTCTCTGGTGCCGGCCGACGACCGCCCCTACATCGGCGGTTCGACCGACGGCAGCGCCTGGGACCTGATCATGGGCTACAACGGCCTCGGCCGGGTCCTCGGCGGCGAGGGCAACGGCGGGGGCGGCGGAGGCGGGGGCGGCACCTTCGCCGGGACCGCGGGCGTCGGCCGGATGTTCAACGACGTCCTCGGCGGCCAGATCTCCTGGCTGATCCCGTTCGCGGGCGTGGCGCTCGTCGCCGGCCTGGTGCGGTGCGGCAAGGCCCCGCGCACCGACGCGACCCGTGCAGCGCTGGTGATGTGGGGCGGCTGGCTCGTGCTGCACTACCTGACCTTCGCGCTGGCCGAGGGCACCATGCACCCCTACTACACGACCGCGCTCGCCCCGGGCATCGCCGCGCTGTGCGGGGGCGGCGGCGTCCTGCTGTGGCGTGCCTTCCGGGGCGGCGACGCCCGCTGGTCGTGGGTGCTGCCGGCGGGACTCGCGGTCACCGGCGTCTGGGCGATCGTGCTGCTGCGGCGGGCCACCGGCTGGAACACCTGGCTCTGGCCGGCGGTGGGCGTGGTCATGGTCCTCGCGCTCGTGGGCCTGCTCGTCCTGCGGTCCGCGAACTCGGGTACGAGGTTCCGGCTGCTCGGCGTGTCCGTCGCGGCGGCGCTCGTGGCGGCCCTCGCGGGTCCGACGGCGTACGCGGCCTCGCCGGCCTTCGGCTCCTCCGGCGGCATGATGGGCGGCACCAACCCGACGGCGGGCCCCTCCACCGGCGGCGGCACGGGCGGTCCCGGCGGAGGCCGGGGCGGCTTCGGCGGGGGCGGCGGCAACAGCGGCGGCGGCCCCGGCGGCCAACCACCGGGAACGGGCGGCACCCAGCAGAACGGAACGCAACAGGGCGGCCAGGCCGGCGGGGAGGCCCCCGGCGGCGGCAACGGCCGGATCACGCCGGGCGGCGGCACCGGCGAACTCCCGCAGGGCGGCGACGCGAGCGGCGCACCGGGCGGGCAGGACGGCCCCGGCGGAGGCGGCGTGGGCGGAGGCGGCGGCATGGGCGGCGCCGACAGCGGGCTGGTCTCGTACCTGGAGAAGAACCAGGACGGCGCCACCTGGCTGATCGCGGTGTCCAACTCGCAGAGCGCGGGGCAGCTGATCCTCAGCACCGGCAAGCCCGTCATCTCGATGTTCGGCTTCACCGGCTCCGACAACGCGATGACGCTGACCCGGCTCAAGGAACTGGTGAAGAAGGGCGAGCTGCACTACATCCAGCTCGGCGGCGGTGGCGGTCCGGGCGGCGGCAACAACAGCCTGCTGGCCGAGATCACCACGTGGGTGCAGAAGAACGGCACGGCGGTGCAGGCGAGCGAGTACGGCGCGACGTCGACCTCCGAGGCCGGTTCCGAGGCCGACACATCCACCACGTCCACCGCATCCACCGTCTACCGGCTGGACGCCTCCGACGTGAGTTGAACTGAACCGAACTGACACGCACATCCCCGACGGCCTCCGACTCCCGGCTCGAGTCGGAGGCCGTTTACGCACGTCAACTCGCGTAGACAAAGGACAGTTTGCCGGTTCTCGTCATCTGAAAGACATGTCAGATTCATTGCCATGGCCGCATGTGCATGTCACTCTCCCGATTGCCGCCTTCAATCAACCCGCGTAGATCGGACACCCCACATGCTGGCGACACGCATACGCCGATGGAAGTCGGTGGCGCTTGCCACCACTGCCGTCCTGGTCGGCATCACCGCCCCCACGCTCACCGCGACCCCCGCCGCGGCGACCACGACGGCCTACGACTCGACGTACTACAAGAACGCGGTCGGCAAGACGGGCGCGAGCCTGAAGTCCTCCCTGCACACGATCATCAGCGCCAACGTCTCGAAGATCTCGTACTCCGCGGTCTGGAACGCCCTGAAGGTCACCGACCAGGACCCGAACAACAGCAGCAACGTGATCCTGCTGTACAGCGGCGTCTCACGGAGCAAGTCCCTCAACGGCGGGGACCTCGGCGACTGGAACCGCGAGCACACCTGGGCCAAGTCGCACGGCGACTTCGGCGAGGTGACCGGCCCCGGCACCGACCTGCACCACCTGCGCCCCGCGGACGTCCAGGTCAACAGCATCCGCGGCAACAAGGACTTCGACAACGGCGGCAGCACCGTCTCGGGCGGCGGCGGCAGCCTCACCGACTCCGACTCCTTCGAGCCGCGTGACGCCGACAAGGGCGACGTGGCCCGCATGATCCTCTACATGGCGGTCCGCTACGACGGCGGCGACGGCTTCGCCGACCTGGAGCCCAACGAGAAGGTCAACAACGGCAGCAACCCGTACATCGGCAAGCTCTCCGTGCTCAAGCAGTGGAACGACGAGGACCCGCCGAGCGCCTTCGAGGAGAAGCGCAACCAGACCATCTACGACACCTACCAGCACAACCGCAACCCGTTCATCGACCACCCGGAATGGGTCGAGGCGATCTGGTAGTCCGCCGCGGGGGCGGGCCGGGGCGTTCGGCGCGCCCTACTCCCCGCCCGCGCCGCGCGGAGCCCCGTACCAGCGCCACCGGGTGAGACGTGCGCGTCCCGGCAGCTCCCCCCGGCCGGTGGCCCACAGCAGAGTGGGCCACGGGTCGGTGTCCGCGGGGGCGTCGGGGAAGAGGCGGGCCAGCACCCGGCCACACAGACCGGC
It includes:
- a CDS encoding glycosyltransferase family 39 protein, with amino-acid sequence MTSATDPLPRPPATPAGSAPGSAGPLAGTSAGSAPVSPAPPSPPPPEKAPRWSLPALLAILALAGVLYGWNLSGNSLNSFYSAAVYSGTQSWKAWFFGSLDAGNFLTVDKPPFALMIMGLSCRVLGFGTWQMMVPEIAAALGTIWILHASVKRAFGHVAAAVAALVLALTPITVAINRDNNPDTILVLLMVAGAALALRATRDDRLLPVIGSAVCFGLAFNTKMLQGYIALPAVFAVYLYASGLGWRKKAVNLALAAVALAVSSFWWATAVSLVPADDRPYIGGSTDGSAWDLIMGYNGLGRVLGGEGNGGGGGGGGGTFAGTAGVGRMFNDVLGGQISWLIPFAGVALVAGLVRCGKAPRTDATRAALVMWGGWLVLHYLTFALAEGTMHPYYTTALAPGIAALCGGGGVLLWRAFRGGDARWSWVLPAGLAVTGVWAIVLLRRATGWNTWLWPAVGVVMVLALVGLLVLRSANSGTRFRLLGVSVAAALVAALAGPTAYAASPAFGSSGGMMGGTNPTAGPSTGGGTGGPGGGRGGFGGGGGNSGGGPGGQPPGTGGTQQNGTQQGGQAGGEAPGGGNGRITPGGGTGELPQGGDASGAPGGQDGPGGGGVGGGGGMGGADSGLVSYLEKNQDGATWLIAVSNSQSAGQLILSTGKPVISMFGFTGSDNAMTLTRLKELVKKGELHYIQLGGGGGPGGGNNSLLAEITTWVQKNGTAVQASEYGATSTSEAGSEADTSTTSTASTVYRLDASDVS
- a CDS encoding endonuclease I family protein is translated as MLATRIRRWKSVALATTAVLVGITAPTLTATPAAATTTAYDSTYYKNAVGKTGASLKSSLHTIISANVSKISYSAVWNALKVTDQDPNNSSNVILLYSGVSRSKSLNGGDLGDWNREHTWAKSHGDFGEVTGPGTDLHHLRPADVQVNSIRGNKDFDNGGSTVSGGGGSLTDSDSFEPRDADKGDVARMILYMAVRYDGGDGFADLEPNEKVNNGSNPYIGKLSVLKQWNDEDPPSAFEEKRNQTIYDTYQHNRNPFIDHPEWVEAIW